The DNA window CCGCGTGTTCGCGATTGGGCGGCCGATCGGTACGATCGCCCCGTCAAAGTCATCGGGGCAGTTCCAAACGGTGGCGCAAACTGTTGCTTCCGTCGGGCCATAAGCGTTGACGATGCTTGCTTGGACTAGACTTCGAATGAGTTCAGCCTTCGGGAGCTCTCCAGCAAGAATGAGCACTTGCGGGGCCAAACATTGCAGATCCCTGCGTGCCTGAAGCAAGGCTGGAGGTAACGTCGCATGGGTGATGGATTCGCTCTGCAGGTAATCCGATAGCCTGTTGGTCGCCTGGCGGAGCCCGTTCGCAGGCAAATGCAATGCGGCGCCGGAGCCAAACGCCATAACAAGCTCCGAAGCACTTGCATCAAAGCCGAAGGAGGCGAATTGCACGACACTGCTATTTGAACAAACGCCAAAAAGTCCGATCTGAGCCAAGCCCAGATTTACCAATCCCCGATGCTCGACCATGACACCCTTAGGCGTTCCGGTAGAGCCGGAGGTGTAGATGACATAGGCGAGATGCCGGGAGTTCAGGCCGAGGGAATGCGGGTCGGGATCGTCAGCGGACTGGTCGGCCCAGGCGGGGGTGGCGGTGTCGAGATCGACCACGCTCAGGCTTGCGATGGCCTCGGCGCCCAGCGCCTCGCGGCCGGCGGCATCGCACAGCAGCAGCCGCGGTGCGGCATCGTCGAGCACCTGGTTGAGCCGCGCGCAGGGATAGGCCGGATCGAGCGGCAGATAGGCGCCGCCCGCTTTCAGGATCGCCAGCAGTCCCACCACCATCGCCGGGCTGCGCTCGAGGCAGATCGCCACCGGCTGGTCCGGCTTCACCCCAAGCGCGATCAGATGATGGGCCAGACGGTTGGCCTCGGCGTTGAGTTCGCCATAGCTCAGCTCTTCATCCTCATGCACCAGCGCCACCGCGGCGGGCGCCCGGCGCACCTGGGCCTCGAACAGTTCGTGGACGCAAAGCTCCGACGGATAGTCCGCTTCCGTGCGGTTCAGCTCCTCCAGCAAATAGCGGCGCTCGTCAGCCGGCAGGATGTCGATGCGGCCAACCGGCTGCCCGGCATCGGCAACCATCGCCCGCAGCAGCGCCAGCAGATAGCCGCGCTGCCGCTCGATCGTCGCCCGGTCGAACAGCGCCGTCGCATAGCCCAGAGTCCCGGCGATGACCTCGCCATCGTCGCGAAGGTCAAGCTCCAGATCGAACTTGACCTGATCGAGCCCCTCGCCTGCAGCCTCCACCCGCAGCTCCGGCAGGTCCAATGATCCGACGCTGTTGTTCTGCCAGGCCAACATCACCTGGAACAACGGCGTGTGATCGAGGGCGCGGGGCGGCCGGACGATCTCCACCACCTGCTCGAACGGCAGGTCCTGATGCTCCTGCGCGGCGAGTGCCGTGCGCCGCGTCCGCTCCAGAAGCTCCGACACGCTCGGCTCGCCGGACAGATCGATTCGAACCGCCAGGGTGTTGACGAAGAAGCCGATCAGCTCTTCGACCTCGCGGCGGCCGCGATTGGCGCTCGGCACGCCGATGACAAGGTCGTCCTGCCCCGACAGGCGCGACAGCACCGCCGCCCAGGCCGCCAGCACCGTCATGAACAAGGTCGTGCCATGCTGCCGGCTCAGCCGCTTCAGCCCGCGCGTCAGATCGGCATCGATGACGACAGGGACGGTGGCTCCGGCAAACGACTGCTGCGCCGGCCGCGGCCGGTCGGTCGGAAGCGCCAGACGGGCCGGCGCACCCGACAGGCTGTCGCGCCAATACTGCGCCTGGGCCTGCAGCCGCTCGCCCGACAACCATTGCCGTTGCCAGGCGGCATAGTCCGGATACTGGATGGTCAGCGGCGCCAGCGGGTTCTGCTGGCCAGAGGCAAACGCCCGGTAAAGCTGACTAANNNNNNNNNNNNNNNNNNNNNNNNNNNNNNNNNNNNNNNNNNNNNNNNNNNNNNNNNNNNNNNNNNNNNNNNNNNNNNNNNNNNNNNNNNNNNNNNNNNNCAGCGAATGGCCGCCGAGCTCGAAGAAGTTGTCGTGGCGGCCGACCCGCTCGATGCCGAGCAGCTCTTCCCAGATCCCGGCCAGCAGCGTCTCGATCTCGCCCTGCGGCGCCTCATAGGCTCGCCGCGCATAGGCCTCGTCATCAGGAACCGGCAGTGCCTTGCGATCGAGCTTGCCGTTCGGTGTCAGTGGCAGCACATCCAGCCGCACAAAGGCTGACGGCACCATGTAGTCCGGCAGCAGGCCACCGAGATGGGCCCGCAACGCCGCCGGCAGCTCAGCGCCACCGGCCTCGTCCGACCCGTCCGCCGCCTTCGCAACCACATAGGCGACGAGCCGCTTGTCGCCCGTCGCATCCGGGCGCGCCACGACGGCCGCATCGGCGACAAGCGCATGCTCGCAGAGCCGGGCGGCGATCTCGCCCGGCTCGATGCGGAAACCGCGGATCTTCACCTGCTCGTCGTTGCGGCCCAGGAACTCGAGGTTGCCATCCGGCAGATAGCGCGCCAGGTCGCCGGTCCGGTACATGCGGGCGCCGGCCTCGCCGCTGAACGGATCGGCCAGGAACCGCTCCGCCGTCAGCTCCGGGCGGTTGAGGTAGCCACGCGCCACTCCTGCCCCGCTGATATAGAGCTCGCCCGCCGCCCCGAACGGAACGGGCTGGCCATGGTCGTCAAGCACATAGATCCGCGTGTTCGCAATCGGACGGCCAACCGTCTCGACGACAGCCTGTCCTCTTGGCATGCAAATCCATGTCGAATAGGTCGTCGTCTCCGAGGGACCATAGAGATTGCAGATCGTCTGTGTAGNNNNNNNNNNNNNNNNNNNNNNNNNNNNNNNNNNNNNNNNNNNNNNNNNNNNNNNNNNNNNNNNNNNNNNNNNNNNNNNNNNNNNNNNNNNNNNNNNNNNTGAGAGCGTAGGCTTGCTGCATCCAGGCCAGGCGATTGATGATAGCGCGATGCTCATTCTGTGCTCCCTTTGGCGTTCCGGTGGAGCCCGAGGTGTAGATGATGTAGGCGAGATGGCTGGAGGTCAGGCCGAGGGCATGNNNNNNNNNNNNNNNNNNNNNNNNNNNNNNNNNNNNNNNNNNNNNNNNNNNNNNNNNNNNNNNNNNNNNNNNNNNNNNNNNNNNNNNNNNNNNNNNNNNNCGGCAGGGGCCGGCAGCGCCTTGCGGTCGAGCTTGCCGTTCGGTGTCAGCGGCAGTGCGTCCAGCCGCACGAAGGCGGCCGGCACCATGTAGTCCGGCAGCAGGCCACCGAGATGGGCCCGCAACGCCGCCGCCAGCTCGGCGCCATCGGCTTTGTCCGACCCGTCCGTCCTCTTCGCAACCACATAGGCCACAAGCCGCTTGTCGCCGGTGCGATCGTCGCGCGCCACGACGGCCGCATCGCCGACAAGCTCGTGCTCGCAGAGCCGGGCGGAGATCTCGCCCGGCTCGATGCGGAAGCCGCGGATCTTCACCTGCTCGTCGTTGCGGCCCAGAAACTCCAGATTGCCATCCGGCAGATAGCGGGCCAGGTCGCCGGTGCGGTACATCCGGGCATCCGCCTCGCCGCTGAACGGATCGGCCAGGAACCGCTCCGCCGTCAGTTCGGGCCGATTGAGGTAGCCGCGCGCAACCCCTGCCCCGCCGATATAGAGCTCGCCAACGGCCCCGAACGGAACAGGCTGACCATGGTCGTCAAGCAGATAGAGCCGCGTGTTCGCGATTGGGCGGCCGATCGGCACATTTGTCGATGCGGAAAGGTCTGCAGGGATGTCATGGAAAGCACAACCGACAACCGCTTCCGTCGGACCATACTCGTTGACCATTCTGGCCGCCGGCTGGATCTGACGCCATAGCTCGACCGTCGACGACGACAATGCCTCGCCGCCAATGACGAACAGCTCCACCTGACTGGCATCTCCAGCCGACTGCAGCTGCTGCCCCAGAACATCCAGAAGGGTCGGGGTGACATTGACCAGCCCGCACCGGGTGCCGACCCTCGACCTGATCCCCTCGACCTCGTCCCCCTCTTTCGTAAGCAATGCATGGCCGCCAGAGACCAAAGGCGCAAACAGGCTGTTGACCGTAGCATCGAAGGCGAGCGAAGAGGAGACGACGGAGGAGGATGTGGGAGCGTAGGTCTCACGAGCCCAGCTTAGATAATTGGTCATCCCGCGATGCTCGACCATGACGCCCTTGGGCGTTCCGGTGGAGCCTGAGGTGTAGATGATGTAGGCGAGATGGCTGGGGGCGAGGCCGAGAGCGCGCGGGTCGGGATCCGACGCCGGCAGCCTCGCCGAGACCGGGGTGGCCGCATTGAGGTCGACCGCCGTCACATTGGTGATCGCCTCGGCGCCCAGCGCTGCGCGGCCGGCCGCGTCGCACAGCAGCAGCCGCGGGGCGGCATCGTCGAGCACCTGCCGCAGTCGCGCGCAGGGATAGGCCGGGTCGAGCGGCAGATAGGCGCCGCCGGCCTTGAGGATGGCCAGCAGTCCCACCACCATCGCCGGGCTGCGCTCGACGCAGATCGCCACCGGCTGGTCGGGCTTCACCCTAAGCGCGATCAGATGATGGGCCAGCCGGTTGGCCTCAGCGTTCAGCGCGCCATAGCTCAGCTCTTCATCCTCATGGACCACCGCCACCGCGTCGGGCGTCCGGCGCACCTGCGCCTCGAACAGCTCGTGCACGCACAGCTCCGACGGATAGTCCGCGTCCGTCCGGTTCAGCTCCTCCAGCAGATAGCGGCGCTCGTCGGCCGGCAGGATGTCGATGCGGCCGACCGGCTGCCCGGCATCGGCGATCGCGCCACTCAAGAGATTTTGCAGATGCTGCGCCATGCGATCGATCTGCTTAGGTGCCAATCGATTGGCATCAAAATGCCAGCGGAAGCTCCCATCCAGAGCGCAAACCTCAAATGTCAGCACCTCACCGCATCGGGGCGCCCCAGCGCTTTGGCTCGACGGCAGATCGCCAGCGGCAGAACAGCTATTGGCGGTAATCGTGATGCCAATCGGCCAGGGCCGGCGCGACAGTAGCGCCTTCATAGTCCGCAAGGTCGGGTAGCGCGCGATAAGATCCCGTGCAAAGCTATCGTGCTCCTTTAGCCGATCCCATTCGGCCGCCACGGCCCTGCGCACTGCTGCGAAATCATGGGTTAGATCAATGGTCATTTCCATCGGCACGACGGAAGCGACCAGGGCCTCCACCGCTGGCAAGCCTGCTCGCGAAGCTTTCGCCGCCGGCGTCCATCCCAATTGAAACTCTGTTGCGCCCGCTATGCGGGCGAGATAGACCAACCAAGCCGCTAACAGGCGTTCCAAACGATCCTTGGCAGGCAGCTCAGCCAACGCACTTGCTACCTGCCACGAACTCGACTCCCATTTGGGCGGTGCCTCGGCTGCGCAAGAGGACCAGAAAGGGAGCTGCAATATTTTAAGCTGCTCGAGCCGCTGTCGCCAAAAATCCTCGCGAGGTGCTATCTCCTCATGTGCAGCAGTTAGGCTGCGCGCCTGATCATCGCTCAGAATCGGAAGGCGATCGCCTACGTCGAAATCGCAGTGCCTCGCGAGGGCTCGCGCGTCCACAGCCTGACCATCCAAGCTGGCAAACCAAACATCAACATCCTGCGTACCCGTCGCCACACGCCAGTGGTTGGGGTGGAGTTCAAGCAGGCAGCCGGCCGGAAGACCCGAGCGTTGAGGCAGCACCTCCAAACGCCTGACGAGGACAACATCATCGCCTGCGAGAGCCTTGGGCAGACACAATGGATTGGGATGATACGGGCCAAAGTCCAAGGCACGTGTCATCGCCGACAAGTCCTGCGCGGATCGATGCCATCGCAGGCAGCCCGCAGCATCTGGACGTCGACGCGCCGCAAAGTAGCTTCTGTCCGCCAGTGCCTGCGGACGGAGACGGAGCTCTGCGTTCGCTAAGCCGGTCAAGAGCTCGCGAAAGCCCTCGACAGCGGCTTCATAACATTTGAGGTTTAAGCTCAGCGCCGTGTCGTTGGGTGCAATCACAACCTGGCGCTGAACCGCGACATCCCCCGTATCAACACCGTCATCGATCCGATGCCAGGTGATGGCATGTTCGCTCTCCTGGGCCAGCAGTGCCCAGAACGTCGCGTGCGTCCCCGCATATCGCGGCAAGGGTCCGTCGTGATAGTTGAAAGCGCCTTGACGCGCTCGTCCGAAAACATCCGCCGGCAACAGGAACGGATTGGCGATGGAAAAAATCCACTCCACCGGCTCGGTGGCAAGCAACGTTGAGAGCTCTTCAACACTGGCTACAACCGAGATGTTGGCGCAAGCCGCCCAATCGGCGAATATGGTGTCGGCAGATAGCACCGCGCGAATGTCGTGGCCCATCTCCATTGCGAGCCGAGCGCACCTGACAGCGAGCGTGCCACTGCCAATAAACATGCTCGAGCGTCTCGAAGGGGCCGCAGGGCGTTGCCCATGCCGACCACTTAGTTCGTCAGGGCTTACGTGTTCCGGCGAAGAGCAACGCGTCATCTCTACCCTCCAGCAGTTCGCCGACCGGCTGTTCCCATCCCAGGCGCCGCGCCAGTAGCGGCTCAAACCAGCCGCACCTGCTCTGATTTGTGCGGGAGTAAATGCACTGAAATAGCAATCGGATCAGCGGTGCGCAGTTCCTTGACCTCGTCGGAGTGTTTGGTGAGCGTGATCATGGAACAATTTCTCGTCAGTATTCGCGTTGGCCGATGACGATGCATGGATCGTGCCAACGGAGAAAAGTTTTTCCAAACAATAGGATGAAACCGACAGTGCGAGGTCGCATGTTCAACACGTGTCGGATCGACAACGCTAACCACCAGCTCCTTCAAATGCGGCGCGAGGGCGCGGCGATATAGAGATATGTATCATTTCGCGAATGTGATCATTTTTCTGTATTGCCAACCATACCGTACATTGACGGCGACGAAACGGCTGCCCTGAAGTACTCTAGAACGAAGCGTATGGACGAACTCACATCGGATGAGTTACGCCATTTTGCGGCGAGAGCGTTCCTGCCCGAAAAGTTGGTAATCGACACTGCAGCTGAAACCGTCCGGCGGTTCGAGGATGCGTGGGCATCGGAGAGAGAAAACCTCCCTATGGAGGGAAGGTCCGGGAGTTGATCGACAAGCATTCACCGAGGATCCCGCTTTACGCAGAATTCAGTCGCTAGGTGGTTGGAACCAGCAATCGGCGGCGAGAGAAGACCTTATCAGTACTGGTCATGTGCTTTCAGTCGTTCGTAAACAAAGAGCGGCAAACAGCGACCCGATCGGGCGTGCTGTTCAGTCAGGTGAGAAGCAGCCACAAGACTTGCCTGAACCAGTTGGTGAAGAGCGAGAAGTTTTGAAGTTGTAGCCGGTGCTTGGCCTTGAGGTGGCACGCGATAAGCTCTTCGTCGTCGACAAAGCTGTCCAGGAAGTCGTACCACCCTTCGGCTCGAACATCGTCATTGCTGACGATCGCCTAGCTCAGGATCCTCACCGAGCTCTTTCGCGACATGGTTCAGCGTGAAGACATACGTGATCGTAGCTATCAAGCGACCGCGGCGCAGAGGGTGGCGACCGGCGAGGAATTCCCAGGGAAGCAGTTCGTCGAGTCGATCCATCACCTTGTCAGCGAAGGCTGCATAAAACTCGTTGGCGAGAGCCGGCATGAAATTGAACACGGCCGACGAATAGGTGGTGAAATCGGCGCCGCGAAAAGCTCGGCCGTCGGCATGCCGCCGACATACATGAGCCGGCCGCCGATCTTCGCAGTGATCTGGCGTACCAGGCCGAGGCCGCCGTAGTGGCGTGTACGCGGGGCCGT is part of the Sinorhizobium arboris LMG 14919 genome and encodes:
- a CDS encoding non-ribosomal peptide synthetase, whose translation is TQTICNLYGPSETTTYSTWICMPRGQAVVETVGRPIANTRIYVLDDHGQPVPFGAAGELYISGAGVARGYLNRPELTAERFLADPFSGEAGARMYRTGDLARYLPDGNLEFLGRNDEQVKIRGFRIEPGEIAARLCEHALVADAAVVARPDATGDKRLVAYVVAKAADGSDEAGGAELPAALRAHLGGLLPDYMVPSAFVRLDVLPLTPNGKLDRKALPVPDDEAYARRAYEAPQGEIETLLAGIWEELLGIERVGRHDNFFELGGHSL
- a CDS encoding AMP-binding protein, giving the protein MTSSHLAYIIYTSGSTGTPKGAQNEHRAIINRLAWMQQAYAL
- a CDS encoding non-ribosomal peptide synthetase, with protein sequence SQLYRAFASGQQNPLAPLTIQYPDYAAWQRQWLSGERLQAQAQYWRDSLSGAPARLALPTDRPRPAQQSFAGATVPVVIDADLTRGLKRLSRQHGTTLFMTVLAAWAAVLSRLSGQDDLVIGVPSANRGRREVEELIGFFVNTLAVRIDLSGEPSVSELLERTRRTALAAQEHQDLPFEQVVEIVRPPRALDHTPLFQVMLAWQNNSVGSLDLPELRVEAAGEGLDQVKFDLELDLRDDGEVIAGTLGYATALFDRATIERQRGYLLALLRAMVADAGQPVGRIDILPADERRYLLEELNRTEADYPSELCVHELFEAQVRRAPAAVALVHEDEELSYGELNAEANRLAHHLIALGVKPDQPVAICLERSPAMVVGLLAILKAGGAYLPLDPAYPCARLNQVLDDAAPRLLLCDAAGREALGAEAIASLSVVDLDTATPAWADQSADDPDPHSLGLNSRHLAYVIYTSGSTGTPKGVMVEHRGLVNLGLAQIGLFGVCSNSSVVQFASFGFDASASELVMAFGSGAALHLPANGLRQATNRLSDYLQSESITHATLPPALLQARRDLQCLAPQVLILAGELPKAELIRSLVQASIVNAYGPTEATVCATVWNCPDDFDGAIVPIGRPIANTRLYLLDNHGQPVPFGAVGELYIGGAGVARGYLNRPELTAERFLADPFSVKAGARMYRTGDLARYLPDGNLEFLGRNDEQVKIRGFRIEPGEIAARLCEHELVADAAV
- a CDS encoding amino acid adenylation domain-containing protein; this encodes MEMGHDIRAVLSADTIFADWAACANISVVASVEELSTLLATEPVEWIFSIANPFLLPADVFGRARQGAFNYHDGPLPRYAGTHATFWALLAQESEHAITWHRIDDGVDTGDVAVQRQVVIAPNDTALSLNLKCYEAAVEGFRELLTGLANAELRLRPQALADRSYFAARRRPDAAGCLRWHRSAQDLSAMTRALDFGPYHPNPLCLPKALAGDDVVLVRRLEVLPQRSGLPAGCLLELHPNHWRVATGTQDVDVWFASLDGQAVDARALARHCDFDVGDRLPILSDDQARSLTAAHEEIAPREDFWRQRLEQLKILQLPFWSSCAAEAPPKWESSSWQVASALAELPAKDRLERLLAAWLVYLARIAGATEFQLGWTPAAKASRAGLPAVEALVASVVPMEMTIDLTHDFAAVRRAVAAEWDRLKEHDSFARDLIARYPTLRTMKALLSRRPWPIGITITANSCSAAGDLPSSQSAGAPRCGEVLTFEVCALDGSFRWHFDANRLAPKQIDRMAQHLQNLLSGAIADAGQPVGRIDILPADERRYLLEELNRTDADYPSELCVHELFEAQVRRTPDAVAVVHEDEELSYGALNAEANRLAHHLIALRVKPDQPVAICVERSPAMVVGLLAILKAGGAYLPLDPAYPCARLRQVLDDAAPRLLLCDAAGRAALGAEAITNVTAVDLNAATPVSARLPASDPDPRALGLAPSHLAYIIYTSGSTGTPKGVMVEHRGMTNYLSWARETYAPTSSSVVSSSLAFDATVNSLFAPLVSGGHALLTKEGDEVEGIRSRVGTRCGLVNVTPTLLDVLGQQLQSAGDASQVELFVIGGEALSSSTVELWRQIQPAARMVNEYGPTEAVVGCAFHDIPADLSASTNVPIGRPIANTRLYLLDDHGQPVPFGAVGELYIGGAGVARGYLNRPELTAERFLADPFSGEADARMYRTGDLARYLPDGNLEFLGRNDEQVKIRGFRIEPGEISARLCEHELVGDAAVVARDDRTGDKRLVAYVVAKRTDGSDKADGAELAAALRAHLGGLLPDYMVPAAFVRLDALPLTPNGKLDRKALPAPA